Genomic DNA from Cloeon dipterum chromosome 3, ieCloDipt1.1, whole genome shotgun sequence:
ggATACAAGAATGAAACGGACGCGTCTACGGAGAGAATTGTCACAGAGCAAGTTTTCCATCCCCAAGACTATCTCGGTGtagacaaaattaatatatcaaatgatgaaattgcaaaaaaggtaaaatttacGGTATATAAtggaaaaactgcattttctagagagagcaaataatttcagcTGTTTGATTCGCATCCAAACCTCGTGCCATCTCGCTTAACGGAGTACGGTCCTCGACAAAACGATTCCTGTGCCCTGTACGTGAACATGTTGGATGCCAATCACAACAACATTTACTGGCAGGAGCAGCGAGCTGCCAATGAcacttattatttattcggCGCTTACCTCGATAACCGCACGACCCTGAACGCCGATCCGGCCGTTCGAATCATCGCGATGCTGGACAAGCGCAACCGGACGCAAAACCTTACGTGCCAATTTTGGTACCAAAAAGAACGAATGCCGATTGTTTCAGCCGTatgtccaatttaaaattttatagaatCGCTCTGGTTTTATTTCCGGGGCAGGTTTTGAGCTAAGAATAGTTaacctaattaaaataattggtaTCTCCATTTATCCCACTCTTTTGCAAAataccagcgggggccagatgtgcggtaaaattggttcccactgcgcagatccaagatggcgtcttgtgggaaacaaaaagctctctttggtttgccgtacgagtgtcaagagtttgtttttacgatccaaaagacacaattaacaaattatgtctcaattttgaccaaatcttgcttcttttcgcgcattatcacgtgactgtttttccaccggacgccatatctgcgcgtcgcacgaatctggcccccgctggcaAAATACCAAACAtcagaaattgaattaaaaaataaaggactgaaaatctaaattcaaattctcattttataattgttcTCAAATATGTTTCTTatctaatttgttttaattattgttctttgAGGTGTCAGAGTACCGACAGTTGTGGGCAAATGCTTCAAACTCGAGCGACAGTGATTTGCATCCGTTTTTACTGAGCTGCGTGGTGCCGAAATTGAATAACTCCGTGGTGCCAGAGTCGGTCTCCTTGGTGGGCGCACCCTGTCAAAACGCGACCAACAACCTCAGGGTCGTTTACAACGGTGCACCGAACGGTACAAAGAAGGGCTTTGCCGTGTGCGTCACGGCTCTTGGGTTGTCTCTCAGGTCCTATCTTCCCGTCCTGCCTATCAGGTTGGTCGAGTGGATCGAACTGATTAAAATCCTTGGTGCCGAGAAGATCGTATTTCACGAAATGAAGGTAATTTTCATCGATTTCTTTTTCTGTTCTTTGAATCGTTATTTAAAGCCTCGAAATCACCGCTACTTAAGCCACAAATAAATGTCCCTGCAGCCCCTATTGCCAGGAAAAATTAGAGTCGATCAGGGGATTaagaaactaaaatattttaatcacacccaaaaataataactaaaaTGGTCttacagaaattaattttggtgtcACTTTGAGAGAAACACTCCACAAAAACCAACATTCCTAAGCAGTCAATCGAGTGAATTGTTTGAGAATAATTAAACTCGTTAAAGTACAATATTGAAAGAAGGactttatttaatgaaaaatataagtgtctccaaattttctccaaaccTTACTGTGCTTGACCATTTTGTTTTACAGATTTTACTTTTGTAATACTTGTAAATTGTTCCGAAAACCAAGCAAAACTgggaaatttaagaaaattgacactgaaaaatccatttttaaactgtGACTTAACATTTGAGGAATGAgtttaagccaaaattaacctttttaaaaaaatggccgCTGCAAAGTCAGCGTCAGCAGGCTTGATCATTGTTTCCTTACCTAGaatctcaatttattttacgaataagagtttgtaaaataaaattcctcgTTGGAGAAGGGATCTGGATGAGAGTCAAATTGAACTAAACCCTAAAAAAAGAGATTCAAAGAGCAGAAAATGGAGTTGTtcacctttaaaattaattagcaagtGTAAAACTAGACGCATCCAAATTTGTCGTCGGTGTTGGAGCACTATTCAAACGCAGGCGAGGTGGAAGTGTCTGGCTTGTCCCTTCCAGGCTACCTTACAAACGTCCCGGACTTCATTTTATCCTACTTGAACACCAAACCACACATTCGTACGTTCATCGAGGACCTCGCGTACAATGACTGTTATTACAAATACGTGCACCAGTTTGAATTCCTTGTAGTGCTCGACATCTTTGAGGTTCGTAATTTCTATATTTCTGTTATAATCGCTCTTCTTTCGCTCTAACttctaacaaaataaattttgacaaagtCGCAATTCCTAGGGaagaaattctaaaattctagaaatataaaataatgggAGATATAATAAAGTCTAaaaaaatctatgaatttttctctcaacgCCAGtaccattattaattttttttaatagttttcgTTTGTGTTGCTTGAGAATGATTTCCACAAAAGAGCGAATAAATCCATATTTATaatgacaatttatttatttttgaaattttatgaataatttccaGGTCATCATTCCAAAACTTGCGCCGGATTGGCGAGCCCTACTCTCTGAACCTGTAAAGAAATCCCCTGCTTCGTCCTTCACAGCAAATCGCTCCGTGTTCGTGGACGACAAAGCCGAGTTGCATGACTGGTCCGCTGAAGtcccaaaatatttgcacatgTTGCAGCACGTCTATCGAAACTTCGAGACAAACGTCACTGCGGATATGCCAATTGAAAATGCTGTATTCCACAAAAGCACTTCTCCATTTTTTTGTGTTAGACAAGGAAGTAATTGCCGTTCTGATTTCGTTGACGCCCAACTGCATAAATATTGCGTTGGTAGGGAAGAGGATGAGTGCAAGACGGAAAGGGGTGCTCAATTGCAGATTGACACGACTATTCGGCGGTTTAAGGGTGAACTAATTAAGGCATCAAACAAGGCACTTAAAACTTTAGGACTTGTTAAATTTACGTGAGGAGtacttgttttatttaattttttggaagtGGGGGTATGATTTAATCCACCTGTTATTCATtttgtagtttaaaaattgtagattttcgaaaatttaaatacttacACAACAACTGCCTTTATTTGCATCTAccaatcattaaaaatgctaaatttatttacattttttaaagcatttcgTGATAGCAGCGTATCAAGCACTTATgttagtttaataaatattaaatgttgatgaaaaattcaaagagtaGATTCAGatatttagattaaatatttcaacaaaaattcaatcaaataattaacaaaaaatcaatttgctaCCCTTTCTTTGCTCACCCCTCAAGAATTCACAATTCCTCATGAAAGCAGTTGCtctgcgaaatttaattactagAATTCGTTTCTTGTGCGCCTTCGGAAAAACGACGTTAAAACATTGTACATATATctcacacaaataaaaatctggtTATATTTACTCGTAAGGAATCATTATTTAGCACTATGTATTTATTCGGCAAAAGTACAAAAACACCGATTTTCTAGGCAATAAACTACATCAAACTCGCAACAGCAGGAAATTCGAGGTAATATCAAAACTGCGAATGGTccatttaaattgtgaaaagtaaaacaaatcaaaatgctATCTATATCGTTGCCTAGTTGCCCTAAGTAAGAAATGTAATTTGAACATGTTTTTTGGCCTCAGTTGAATATTTGTGTAATTGCAGCGGggttatttattattggttcTTGCGGTGGTGTCTTTTGCGTCGCATGACGCCGGCTTGTCTCAGGAGTTCTGCGTTTTCGTCTTCGCCACAGGATTTGACCAGCTCATCCACTCTGTGCAGATAGCGCGGCGCCAGGGAAAGCCCGATCAGAGTGATCACTAAAATTCAAACAGTCACAAggaggattttaaaaatgcaaaaattaatattcgcaCTGTTCAGAAGTCCCGGAAAGATGACGTAGAAGCCAAAGGGCGCAGTTTGGAAGAGGAAACACTCGGTCAAATGTACAAGCACCGTTagaatgagagagaaaatCGCCACACTGATTAAACTATAAGAATAGAAAATTCCTTTTAGATAACAATATAATGTGTGTAAAAAGAATTCTTACGGCCTGTAGTGGATGAATAGAGCGCAGTGTATCAAAATCACAGCCTTCATAATCGCGTAGGCGCCTACGATTCGTGCTAACGCAGGATCTGGAAAaggtattttgatttaatagcaaagagaaaaatgcaaatcgaaGGATAGGGACAAggattttgtttataaatgcaaaagtgGATAAATCTTGACAGGAGTTGACAGCCAAtttctctatttattttgtgtcttCTCACAGACACAGTGacttaaagcaaattttacacGACTGAGCGAATATGACAGGAATTTTTATAGGGGAGGTGGTAtttattggaataaaatatttctgcaatTAATGGAAAGGataagcatattttttatgagagTGTGCAAAGTCCTCAAATCTTATTTATGCtgctaaaaatgatttttaaactttaacaTGAGAATAAATAACTGTCTCGAAGGGCCAGGTTTCAGGTtataaagtaaattattttttacactaAATTCTTAGCttgagagaaataaatttatttaaacattttgcgaaaagcaaagatttttgtcgaaatatttgtaattttaattttaatttatttttagtcaaaTATAGTCCGTTTAATTGAGAATTTTGATCGAAGAGTTaatgaaaatcgatttaaagAAGCCATTTAAtgttcagaatttaaaaattcgaggtaAAGAGCTGCCATTGTGgttaaaaagcttaaaaatatatatgccaAAAGAATCCCCGAAGtcatctaattaattattttaaacttttattgaatttgtcCGTAAATTTTACTTATATCTTTGACTGCAGTTGGAGGGCATACGAGGGGATAAATTATTCTTATCCggcaagattttatttaattattcaattatctCCTTTAATTTAAGAACTTATTAACTTAAGAAATAACAGACTGGGGATTAAAAGAGCGTCATATTTTCGCTAATGGACAATTATACCTCTTAAGGGAATTGTATGTAGTGGTTAAATAAAAGCTAACAAATACAAAGAGTGTAGGAAAATCCCAGGGAATGCTAATCAACCAATCGATCTCATTTCACACCAAGTAGGCAACTGTGAGAACCGGCGCGTCAAGCCGGTTGCCTACACTCACCCTGTTCCCCGGTGGTGGCCTGCTGGTTGGTGTTGTTGGCCCCGACGACGATGGCGTCGTCGAGGAAGGTGCGTTTGTCGATGAAGCAGCGGAAGGCGGTTCCCAAATCCATGAAGGCGACGAAGGCGATCCATCCGCGGAAGGCGTACATCAGCTTCTCGCCCAGTTCGAATCCGAACATTTTTTGTCTGCGTTTCGGAGACTTTCACCAAATAATACACACCATGCTCGGCGGCCAGATTTATTTGGTAAATATATACTCCGTGCAGAGCAGAGGGTGGGTGTCAGCTGGTTGCCGCTGGGTGGCACGTGCGCCCTCGCACAGACGCCGGCGCGCGCACCGCACCCGCGGGGTTGGCGCGAGACCGCGGGTGCCGGTCATCGACCCAACTCACCAGCGAGTAATTCGGGAATGAACCAACGCTGCTCAGCCTCTTATTTTGTAACGGGgcaattggaattttaaagtCGATCAAGCACTTTTTATCTTTCAATCGCAGATAGAATATTATTTGTGGGGCAAAAACTAGCCTCgacacaaatttatttataataaaaattttttaaagaaaaattccctacGTGGAAGAGaagtttttctatttaattatacagtcagaaagtgaaattttaatattgtgcAAGGAGACCAAAAACaggatcaaaatatttaaatttcctcccTCATAACTAAAGActcttcttctttttgttttaaagtggaatgattttttgttaaaaaaatgaatttcgaattttactggttacgccctcttttttgagctaaggaaattaattgcttccggggtgagaaaaattatgaaaattagaagataaaaatagtacttttgagtcttgaaagttttttttaattttttcaaaaattgcagattttcaaaaggggtctgtgtttggcttcattaaaattccccAGTTCATAGTAGCGTCGAAAATTGCCTAAATTAAAaggctgattaaatttccagttttttacccattgaacaaatttttctcatatttaatattctcaatttttgaccttcaattcgtcct
This window encodes:
- the LOC135940948 gene encoding uncharacterized protein LOC135940948, whose translation is MMENSLLRSIFIFLLCVVLATIFFFNIGYKNETDASTERIVTEQVFHPQDYLGVDKINISNDEIAKKLFDSHPNLVPSRLTEYGPRQNDSCALYVNMLDANHNNIYWQEQRAANDTYYLFGAYLDNRTTLNADPAVRIIAMLDKRNRTQNLTCQFWYQKERMPIVSAVSEYRQLWANASNSSDSDLHPFLLSCVVPKLNNSVVPESVSLVGAPCQNATNNLRVVYNGAPNGTKKGFAVCVTALGLSLRSYLPVLPIRLVEWIELIKILGAEKIVFHEMKTHPNLSSVLEHYSNAGEVEVSGLSLPGYLTNVPDFILSYLNTKPHIRTFIEDLAYNDCYYKYVHQFEFLVVLDIFEVIIPKLAPDWRALLSEPVKKSPASSFTANRSVFVDDKAELHDWSAEVPKYLHMLQHVYRNFETNVTADMPIENAVFHKSTSPFFCVRQGSNCRSDFVDAQLHKYCVGREEDECKTERGAQLQIDTTIRRFKGELIKASNKALKTLGLVKFT
- the LOC135939161 gene encoding uncharacterized protein LOC135939161, with protein sequence MFGFELGEKLMYAFRGWIAFVAFMDLGTAFRCFIDKRTFLDDAIVVGANNTNQQATTGEQDPALARIVGAYAIMKAVILIHCALFIHYRPLISVAIFSLILTVLVHLTECFLFQTAPFGFYVIFPGLLNMITLIGLSLAPRYLHRVDELVKSCGEDENAELLRQAGVMRRKRHHRKNQ